In Dama dama isolate Ldn47 chromosome 26, ASM3311817v1, whole genome shotgun sequence, a single genomic region encodes these proteins:
- the LOC133047133 gene encoding olfactory receptor 8I2-like codes for MAGNNFTEVMFFIFHGFANHPKLQVSLFMMFLFIYLFTVLGNLGLILLIRINSQFHTPMYFFLSNLEFIDIFYSSTVTPKALVNLQSIQKIISFVGYFVQMYFFVGLVCSECFLLGSMACDHYVAICNPLLYSVVMSQEVCRWLGVIPYMISFTNSLVSICVISTLAFCDASINHLFCNTTALLALSCMDAFNTEMVIFVLAGFTLLRSLFIITVTYIAIISAILQIQSAAGRQKAFSTCVSHIMGVTVFYGSLLFTYLQPDNTSSLTQAQVAPVIYTIVIPVLNLLI; via the coding sequence ATGGCTGGGAACAATTTCACAGAGGTGATGTTCTTCATCTTCCACGGATTTGCAAATCACCCTAAACTACAAGTTAGCCTCTTCatgatgtttctttttatttatctcttcACTGTTTTGGGGAATCTTGGACTAATTCTGTTAATCAGAATCAACTCTCAGTTCCATACACCTATGTACTTTTTCCTTAGCAATTTAGAATTCATTGATATATTTTATTCCTCTACTGTAACACCCAAGGCACTGGTAAATCTCCAGTCAATTCAGAAAATCATCTCCTTCGTTGGCTACTTTGTTCAAATGTACTTTTTTGTGGGTTTAGTGTGTAGTGAGTGCTTTCTTCTGGGGTCCATGGCCTGTGACCACTATGTAGCTATCTGCAATCCCTTATTGTATTCCGTGGTCATGTCCCAGGAGGTATGCAGGTGGTTGGGAGTCATCCCTTACATGATCAGCTTCACCAATTCTCTGGTCTCCATCTGTGTGATCAGCACATTGGCATTCTGTGATGCAAGCATCAATCACcttttctgcaacaccacagctcTTCTAGCTCTGTCCTGCATGGATGCATTCAACACAGAAATGGTGATCTTTGTTTTAGCTGGCTTCACCCTTCTTAGATCTCTCTTCATCATCACAGTCACCTACATTGCCATCATTTCAGCCATCCTGCAGATCCAGTCTGCAGCAGGCAGACAGAAAGCATTTTCCACCTGTGTGTCCCACATCATGGGGGTGACTGTCTTCTATGGGTCCCTGCTTTTCACGTATTTGCAGCCTGATAACACATCCTCCTTGACCCAGGCACAGGTAGCACCTGTAATCTATACCATTGTCATTCCAGTGCTGAATCTGCTTATCTAG